Part of the Methanolobus chelungpuianus genome is shown below.
GGAAATTTTCGGTGTAATTCAGGCCTGTGTTCACTTTTGCAACCCTCTTGTAGCCTGTGATCTCATTGACCTTCCTGAGCATCTTCAGCGTCTTCTCTGGTTTTTCAGGGTCCACCCGCATGATCTCCCTCCAGGAATGGGCGTACATGGGCGTGAAGAGGAAGGTTCCCTGGCTGCTGAGCATTTTAAGGGTCTTCAGATATTCATCCCCGCCCCCAAGGGTGGCACCGATGCAGTCATCCACGATCCTCTTTTCGTCCCGCAGTATCCTCACGGGGCATGTGTTTTCCTGACCCCTGAAATCCTCTTCGACCTTATCCAGTACATTACCGCACAGTCCGTAGAACAGCAGGATACCGTCCGAATATGTCGTCATCCGGCCAATCCTTTCATATACCTCTACTTTAAGGGTCTTTGGGAATTCATGTAGTGCCAGCTCAACGAGGCAGATGATCACAGTGAATTTTTCCGGATCCATTCTCTGGGGGGAGGGCGGCAGCTGTTCCAGGTCCATAAGTGTATAATGGAGGCCGGCAGCATCCATTTTTGAGATCAGTTCCTGCTCTTCATTGTTCTTCACGACAATTATTTCATTTACTGCAGGGTCCCTCTCAAGGAGATGGACTATCTCGTCCTGCAGTATCTTGCAGGAAAGTATTGTCATTACAGGCATAATTTACATTCTCCGGGACTATTGTACTATATCTTCTCCTTGCTTTCTCTCTATGGCCGTTCATTCATCTCTTTTGAGCTCAGATATGCAAAAGAAGCAATAAAGGTCACAATACCTGCCGGTATTCCCAGAAAAGCGGAAAAGAATATCCTGTCCTCTAATAGTGCAGTTACAGTTACCGCTATAAGGATAGAAACTGCAGTGCTCAGGAGGAACTTCTTAAGCAGGCCCATGCGGGTAAATATGACTATCATCGTTCATATATTCTGCTCTAGACATAAAACAGGATGTAGGGTTGGTAAACAGCCTCTATCTAGAATTCCTCCTGTAAGGTCCATGCCTGCGTAAAGCAGTACCATAGGTATGTAACTGCCATTCCAAAGAGCAGCCACATGGCAAATGCAGAGGTCCTGTTCGCGACACACCACCAGTCCGTTTTGAGATTTTTATGTTTTTTGGATAGTTACCGCCTCAATATATGCTCCCTTCGTCTGGCATATAGACATTGTGCATTTCCCTTCTCATATAGTCATAAAAATGACGATTTCCGGATAGGCGAGCGGAGATGCTGAAAGGAAAAACTCATCACTGATAAGTACTTTCAGTTGAGGCATAGTTTACATGTTCTTTGACAGGTGCCACTATGAGTGAGATATCAGACCACAGGCTATTGACCATCAGACCGGCCACTGAAAAAGATGCAGCACTGATAATGCGGTTTGTGCGCGCACTAGCGGATTTTGAGAACCTCGGTGGTCATGTGGTCTCAACCGAGGATGCCATCTGGAAGTGCCTCTTCGGGGAAAGGCCTTATGCAGAAGCGGTGATAGCCGACCTGGGTGAAGATCCTGCAGGATTTGCAATTTTCTTCCATAATTTCTCATCTTTCCTGGGCAGGCCGGGACTCTATATCGAAGACCTCTTTGTGTATCCCCGGTTCAGGAGCAAAGGAGTTGGAAAAGCACTGATGAGACACTGTGCGCGTGTTGCAGCGGACCGGGGCTGCTTCAGGATGGAGTGGAGCGCACTTGACTGGAATCCTGCCCGGAGGTTCTATGAGCGTCTTGGGGCAGAGGCCCATACCGAATGGATGATATACCGGCTTGAAGGCAAAGCTCTTCTTGAACTTGCAGGTGCTGATGTATAAAGTTCAGGACCGTACTGCCAATGTACAGTACGCCCCCAAAAGATCTTATTCAGGAAGGGCCGCAATCAGGGCCTGTGGCCTTTAGGATATGTCTCCATAAAAAGAAGTAAAGGAGGAAGTAAATTGCATTCCTTCCTCCAGGGATGGCATACACTGCTTTGCAGATATGGACAACGGTCAAGTCTCTGCAGGAGGAGGGCTTATGTTACCTGTACTTCGGTCGTGTTGATGCTTTCTGTGTTCGCCTGGCCTTTGGAATCCTGATACTCTTCTTCAAGCCGCTGTGCCTCTTCTGCGCTCAGCTGTTCCTGTACAAGGGGGAAGATCACCTCTTCTTCATGCATGACGTGCTCCTCCAAAGCTTGTTGCAACCCGATCAGTGTGGTTGTCCATGTTTCATCTTCTTCCTCCATGACTTCAAGCTCTGATATCAACATCTTTACTTCTTCATGCTCCTGTTCGGCCATAAGGGCATGTTCCTCGAGTCCGATATCCCGGAGAGCCGGATAGACGACTTCCTCTTCTCCTGTCATGTGCATGTAGAGTTCCTCACGGACCTGCATAAAAGTGTCCATTGATCCGGTCCCGATAGCTTCTTCAAGCAGGCCCGTTATGTTTTCATGCTCACTCTCCAGCGTAATGAAAATATCCTGGGTGTCGTTCGCAGGCGCAGTATCGTTGGCTGCTGTATCGTTCACCTCGCAGAATCCAAGAGTTATCCACGCACTGTCCTCCTCCATCTCCCCTACATTCTGTACTTCGAGAGCAATACCATAGCTTTCATTGTTGGGAGGAGGCACTCCTGCCCATTCGTCAGTGAAGCTGATGGTTATGGGGCCGGTAGCGTTCGAGGTTTCCGGGACCATTATCTCGGTGATGAAACTTCCAAAGGCATTCTTTTCCTGGTGGGATATTATTGAAGTTATCCTTGTCAGGAACTGCCCGAAAGGCATGTCATCTGTTTCGTTTACATCTGTTTCCGTGATATTGAGTTCATTTCCTTCAGCATCGGTTACATTGTCGATCTCTTCTGCAGGCACGTTCAGCAGGATGGTGCTGATACTGGCATTCTGGAACGTCTCAAGAGTTTCATTTGACAGGTCTATTTCAGCCGTATTGTTTGTCTCGTTATAGACCGTCAGGGTTGCGTTCAGCAGTCCTTCGTATTCACTCTTGTCTTCCTGTACAATGTTCAGATAGCAGTCCACCACGGCAGAGGTCTCATTGTCATCGATAATTATTATGGTCTCATTATCGTCAACAATGATCGTCTCGTTGTCAGTAACATTGTCATCGGTTACTGTTTCATTATCAGTTTCTGTTTCGTTCCCTCCGGCAGGAGCTTCATCAACAGGGGTCCCCTCTTCACAGAATCCAATAGTTACCCATGCACTTTCGTCACGGTTTTCTCCTATATTTGTTATCTCTGCTGCGATGAGA
Proteins encoded:
- a CDS encoding DUF1638 domain-containing protein, giving the protein MPVMTILSCKILQDEIVHLLERDPAVNEIIVVKNNEEQELISKMDAAGLHYTLMDLEQLPPSPQRMDPEKFTVIICLVELALHEFPKTLKVEVYERIGRMTTYSDGILLFYGLCGNVLDKVEEDFRGQENTCPVRILRDEKRIVDDCIGATLGGGDEYLKTLKMLSSQGTFLFTPMYAHSWREIMRVDPEKPEKTLKMLRKVNEITGYKRVAKVNTGLNYTENFHEKVEEFAQIFDFDILELEGNQRIFQDCYASMKKLMGLPGMM
- a CDS encoding GNAT family N-acetyltransferase, whose amino-acid sequence is MSEISDHRLLTIRPATEKDAALIMRFVRALADFENLGGHVVSTEDAIWKCLFGERPYAEAVIADLGEDPAGFAIFFHNFSSFLGRPGLYIEDLFVYPRFRSKGVGKALMRHCARVAADRGCFRMEWSALDWNPARRFYERLGAEAHTEWMIYRLEGKALLELAGADV
- a CDS encoding hemerythrin domain-containing protein, with translation MSYARLRTALITLSVAFLSIGFANAACYLNVVEEGSSEYDGYLNVSLDIPTSPPFIAEMVITDENQAFFPDAAIETVLVNIPADQIQRVTDSEGNEWEINEVSEEADSLGTFSTSIEPGEGAEPTPAATITIDFVNRWNESFPRNDEGYLIAAEITNIGENRDESAWVTIGFCEEGTPVDEAPAGGNETETDNETVTDDNVTDNETIIVDDNETIIIIDDNETSAVVDCYLNIVQEDKSEYEGLLNATLTVYNETNNTAEIDLSNETLETFQNASISTILLNVPAEEIDNVTDAEGNELNITETDVNETDDMPFGQFLTRITSIISHQEKNAFGSFITEIMVPETSNATGPITISFTDEWAGVPPPNNESYGIALEVQNVGEMEEDSAWITLGFCEVNDTAANDTAPANDTQDIFITLESEHENITGLLEEAIGTGSMDTFMQVREELYMHMTGEEEVVYPALRDIGLEEHALMAEQEHEEVKMLISELEVMEEEDETWTTTLIGLQQALEEHVMHEEEVIFPLVQEQLSAEEAQRLEEEYQDSKGQANTESINTTEVQVT